In Rosa chinensis cultivar Old Blush chromosome 1, RchiOBHm-V2, whole genome shotgun sequence, a genomic segment contains:
- the LOC112181633 gene encoding glutamate receptor 1.4 isoform X2, whose amino-acid sequence MLAKQDQVHVGVILDMGSREGKIILSCISMALSDFYHLHDNYSTRVVLHSKDSKGEPLPALSAALGLLENIKVESIIGAQTRAEANLLAELGEAAKLPVMSLSRPLTDNKYPFLVEIMRSDQAAEVRGISALIEVFKWRDVIILYDNKEYEKDFIPSLVNSFQEITHRSVSYKSSNIASSSSNEEIIEELQKLTRLKIKVFVVHVSHLLAPRLFLIANKLGMMSEGYAWIVTSSSMNLLQAMNLSVIESMQGVLGFKSSIPASINLHSLTTRLRRKFYMEDPNMEAIRELSADGIWAYDATWALAEAVERARLKNSTTRSSKDGAVLLNEMLQTRFKGLSGEIQYVNGKLIPSEPFGIVNVIGKGEIKRIGFWPCKEEVKSRKGSPYQQLIHSRRNLASTIDLERVIWPGGSKRELSSSETIKLRIGVPVRFGFKELVRVEHDLETNTTHVTGFSIDVFKAAIGALPYEVQYEFIPFEDANGNSAGTYNDLVYQVYLKKFDAVVGDVTITENRSQYVDFTIPYTDLGVGMLVPNAKENMWIFFKPLSKYLWITTAAFFILTGFVVWIIEHPTNENFRGTAAEQIGTVFWFTFSSLGFTYTEKLSNNLAKFVVIIWVFLVLILSSTYTATLASMMTVKQIQLNSRGNYIGYQSGSLGVIVNLNFKGIKPYRSSEEYFVALSKGSKHNGVSGVIDEVPYINIFLANYSADYSMIKTKSITNGFAFVFPKGSKLVQDVSRKIERLRQEEKLIEMEKTWFLRKTTLMSDEDINNKDPNTIDLYDIRGLFVISGASLAIALFLFIVVSHRFRNLIRGLVQLIGRQLQRLRMFVSNKVCSRTEQNCCMSLPMQLYIYTVR is encoded by the exons ATGCTTGCAAAACAAG atcaggttcatgtcGGTGTCATTCTCGATATGGGATCAAGGGAAGGAAAGATTATTCTCAGCTGCATATCAATGGCCCTCTCTGATTTTTACCATCTGCATGATAACTACAGTACAAGAGTAGTTCTCCACAGTAAGGATTCCAAAGGTGAACCTCTGCCTGCTCTGTCAGCTG CCCTTGGTCTTTTGGAAAACATCAAAGTGGAATCAATAATTGGTGCACAGACAAGAGCAGAAGCAAACCTTTTGGCAGAATTAGGAGAAGCGGCCAAACTGCCTGTAATGTCTCTTTCTCGTCCTCTGACTGACAATAAATATCCTTTCCTCGTTGAGATTATGCGCAGTGATCAAGCTGCTGAAGTTAGGGGAATCAGTGCACTTATTGAAGTATTCAAATGGAGGGATGTTATAATTTTATATGATAACAAAGAATATGAGAAAGACTTCATTCCATCATTAGTCAACTCTTTCCAAGAGATCACACATCGGAGTGTTTCATACAAGAGTTCCAATATTGCTTCCTCCTCatcaaatgaagaaatcattgaAGAGCTCCAAAAGCTGACGAGATTGAAGATTAAGGTATTTGTGGTGCATGTGTCACATTTGCTTGCACCACGCCTTTTCTTAATTGCAAATAAGTTAGGGATGATGAGTGAAGGGTATGCTTGGATTGTGACTTCGAGTAGCATGAATTTATTGCAAGCCATGAATTTATCTGTTATCGAGTCAATGCAAGGAGTGCTGGGTTTCAAGTCGTCTATTCCAGCATCAATAAACCTTCACAGTCTTACAACAAGATTGAGGAGGAAGTTTTACATGGAGGATCCAAATATGGAAGCGATTCGGGAGTTGAGTGCAGATGGGATCTGGGCATATGATGCAACTTGGGCTCTAGCAGAAGCAGTTGAAAGAGCAAGGCTTAAAAATTCTACAACTAGATCCTCCAAAGATGGAGCTGTGCTTCTTAATGAGATGTTGCAGACTAGATTTAAAGGTTTAAGTGGTGAAATTCAATATGTGAATGGGAAACTGATTCCATCAGAACCATTTGGGATAGTTAATGTTATTGGAAAAGGTGAGATCAAAAGGATTGGATTTTGGCCTTGCAAAGAAGAAGTAAAATCCAGAAAAGGGTCACCCTATCAGCAGCTTATTCATAGTAGGAGAAATTTAGCTTCTACAATTGATCTTGAAAGAGTCATCTGGCCTGGAGGATCCAAAAGGGAATTGAGTAGTAGTGAAACAATTAAACTAAGAATTGGTGTTCCAGTGAGATTCGGGTTCAAGGAACTTGTTCGTGTTGAGCATGATCTTGAAACCAACACAACTCATGTCACTGGCTTTTCTATAGATGTATTTAAAGCTGCAATTGGAGCTTTGCCGTATGAAGTGCAATACGAGTTTATTCCATTTGAGGATGCCAATGGAAATTCTGCAGGGACTTATAATGATCTTGTTTACCAGGTTTATCTCAAG AAATTCGATGCTGTTGTTGGAGATGTTACTATCACAGAGAACAGATCTCAGTATGTTGATTTTACAATCCCATATACTGACTTAGGTGTGGGAATGTTGGTACCAAATGCCAAGGAAAACATGTGGATTTTCTTTAAACCACTTTCAAAATATCTTTGGATAACAACTgctgctttctttatccttactGGCTTTGTTGTCTGGATAATTGAGCATCCTACTAATGAAAACTTCCGAGGCACAGCAGCAGAACAAATTGGAACAGTATTCTGGTTCACCTTCTCTTCTCTTGGGTTCACTTATA CGGAGAAGTTGTCAAATAATTTGGCAAAGTTTGTAGTGATCATATGGGTGTTTTTAGTGCTTATATTGTCGTCGACTTACACTGCAACTCTAGCATCAATGATGACAGTCAAACAGATACAGTTAAACTCAAGGGGAAACTATATAGGTTACCAATCGGGTTCCTTAGGAGTTATAGTGAACTTGAATTTCAAAGGGATTAAGCCATATCGTTCAAGTGAGGAGTATTTTGTTGCTTTATCAAAAGGAAGCAAGCATAATGGTGTTTCTGGGGTTATTGACGAGGTTCCATACATCAACATCTTCCTCGCAAACTATTCTGCTGACTACTCGATGATTAAAACCAAGTCTATCACCAATGGTTTTGCCTTT GTTTTCCCTAAAGGTTCGAAACTGGTTCAAGATGTGTCAAGGAAAATTGAACGTCTGAGACAGGAAGAAAAGCTTATAGAGATGGAGAAGACCTGGTTTCTTCGAAAAACAACTCTCATGTCTGATGAGGATATTAATAACAAAGATCCCAATACGATTGACCTCTACGACATCCGCGGTCTATTCGTTATTAGTGGCGCTTCTTTAGCGATTGCTCTTTTCTTATTCATAGTTGTATCCCATAGATTTAGAAATCTGATTAGAGGACTAGTGCAGTTGATTGGAAGACAACTACAGCGTTTAAGGATGTTTGTCTCCAACAAAGTATGCAGTAGAACTGAACAAAACTGCTGCATGTCACTTCCTATGCAATTGTACATATACACTGTCCGATAA
- the LOC112181633 gene encoding glutamate receptor 1.4 isoform X1 — translation MEFQELRQTVILAFVTFCCLIGHLCADIEKTNSDTSPVVVEDQVHVGVILDMGSREGKIILSCISMALSDFYHLHDNYSTRVVLHSKDSKGEPLPALSAALGLLENIKVESIIGAQTRAEANLLAELGEAAKLPVMSLSRPLTDNKYPFLVEIMRSDQAAEVRGISALIEVFKWRDVIILYDNKEYEKDFIPSLVNSFQEITHRSVSYKSSNIASSSSNEEIIEELQKLTRLKIKVFVVHVSHLLAPRLFLIANKLGMMSEGYAWIVTSSSMNLLQAMNLSVIESMQGVLGFKSSIPASINLHSLTTRLRRKFYMEDPNMEAIRELSADGIWAYDATWALAEAVERARLKNSTTRSSKDGAVLLNEMLQTRFKGLSGEIQYVNGKLIPSEPFGIVNVIGKGEIKRIGFWPCKEEVKSRKGSPYQQLIHSRRNLASTIDLERVIWPGGSKRELSSSETIKLRIGVPVRFGFKELVRVEHDLETNTTHVTGFSIDVFKAAIGALPYEVQYEFIPFEDANGNSAGTYNDLVYQVYLKKFDAVVGDVTITENRSQYVDFTIPYTDLGVGMLVPNAKENMWIFFKPLSKYLWITTAAFFILTGFVVWIIEHPTNENFRGTAAEQIGTVFWFTFSSLGFTYTEKLSNNLAKFVVIIWVFLVLILSSTYTATLASMMTVKQIQLNSRGNYIGYQSGSLGVIVNLNFKGIKPYRSSEEYFVALSKGSKHNGVSGVIDEVPYINIFLANYSADYSMIKTKSITNGFAFVFPKGSKLVQDVSRKIERLRQEEKLIEMEKTWFLRKTTLMSDEDINNKDPNTIDLYDIRGLFVISGASLAIALFLFIVVSHRFRNLIRGLVQLIGRQLQRLRMFVSNKVCSRTEQNCCMSLPMQLYIYTVR, via the exons ATGGAGTTTCAAGAGTTGAGGCAAACAGTCATCCTGGCCTTTGTGACTTTCTGTTGCCTCATTGGTCACTTGTGTGCTGATATTGAAAAAACAAACAGTGATACTAGTCCTGTTGTTGttgaagatcaggttcatgtcGGTGTCATTCTCGATATGGGATCAAGGGAAGGAAAGATTATTCTCAGCTGCATATCAATGGCCCTCTCTGATTTTTACCATCTGCATGATAACTACAGTACAAGAGTAGTTCTCCACAGTAAGGATTCCAAAGGTGAACCTCTGCCTGCTCTGTCAGCTG CCCTTGGTCTTTTGGAAAACATCAAAGTGGAATCAATAATTGGTGCACAGACAAGAGCAGAAGCAAACCTTTTGGCAGAATTAGGAGAAGCGGCCAAACTGCCTGTAATGTCTCTTTCTCGTCCTCTGACTGACAATAAATATCCTTTCCTCGTTGAGATTATGCGCAGTGATCAAGCTGCTGAAGTTAGGGGAATCAGTGCACTTATTGAAGTATTCAAATGGAGGGATGTTATAATTTTATATGATAACAAAGAATATGAGAAAGACTTCATTCCATCATTAGTCAACTCTTTCCAAGAGATCACACATCGGAGTGTTTCATACAAGAGTTCCAATATTGCTTCCTCCTCatcaaatgaagaaatcattgaAGAGCTCCAAAAGCTGACGAGATTGAAGATTAAGGTATTTGTGGTGCATGTGTCACATTTGCTTGCACCACGCCTTTTCTTAATTGCAAATAAGTTAGGGATGATGAGTGAAGGGTATGCTTGGATTGTGACTTCGAGTAGCATGAATTTATTGCAAGCCATGAATTTATCTGTTATCGAGTCAATGCAAGGAGTGCTGGGTTTCAAGTCGTCTATTCCAGCATCAATAAACCTTCACAGTCTTACAACAAGATTGAGGAGGAAGTTTTACATGGAGGATCCAAATATGGAAGCGATTCGGGAGTTGAGTGCAGATGGGATCTGGGCATATGATGCAACTTGGGCTCTAGCAGAAGCAGTTGAAAGAGCAAGGCTTAAAAATTCTACAACTAGATCCTCCAAAGATGGAGCTGTGCTTCTTAATGAGATGTTGCAGACTAGATTTAAAGGTTTAAGTGGTGAAATTCAATATGTGAATGGGAAACTGATTCCATCAGAACCATTTGGGATAGTTAATGTTATTGGAAAAGGTGAGATCAAAAGGATTGGATTTTGGCCTTGCAAAGAAGAAGTAAAATCCAGAAAAGGGTCACCCTATCAGCAGCTTATTCATAGTAGGAGAAATTTAGCTTCTACAATTGATCTTGAAAGAGTCATCTGGCCTGGAGGATCCAAAAGGGAATTGAGTAGTAGTGAAACAATTAAACTAAGAATTGGTGTTCCAGTGAGATTCGGGTTCAAGGAACTTGTTCGTGTTGAGCATGATCTTGAAACCAACACAACTCATGTCACTGGCTTTTCTATAGATGTATTTAAAGCTGCAATTGGAGCTTTGCCGTATGAAGTGCAATACGAGTTTATTCCATTTGAGGATGCCAATGGAAATTCTGCAGGGACTTATAATGATCTTGTTTACCAGGTTTATCTCAAG AAATTCGATGCTGTTGTTGGAGATGTTACTATCACAGAGAACAGATCTCAGTATGTTGATTTTACAATCCCATATACTGACTTAGGTGTGGGAATGTTGGTACCAAATGCCAAGGAAAACATGTGGATTTTCTTTAAACCACTTTCAAAATATCTTTGGATAACAACTgctgctttctttatccttactGGCTTTGTTGTCTGGATAATTGAGCATCCTACTAATGAAAACTTCCGAGGCACAGCAGCAGAACAAATTGGAACAGTATTCTGGTTCACCTTCTCTTCTCTTGGGTTCACTTATA CGGAGAAGTTGTCAAATAATTTGGCAAAGTTTGTAGTGATCATATGGGTGTTTTTAGTGCTTATATTGTCGTCGACTTACACTGCAACTCTAGCATCAATGATGACAGTCAAACAGATACAGTTAAACTCAAGGGGAAACTATATAGGTTACCAATCGGGTTCCTTAGGAGTTATAGTGAACTTGAATTTCAAAGGGATTAAGCCATATCGTTCAAGTGAGGAGTATTTTGTTGCTTTATCAAAAGGAAGCAAGCATAATGGTGTTTCTGGGGTTATTGACGAGGTTCCATACATCAACATCTTCCTCGCAAACTATTCTGCTGACTACTCGATGATTAAAACCAAGTCTATCACCAATGGTTTTGCCTTT GTTTTCCCTAAAGGTTCGAAACTGGTTCAAGATGTGTCAAGGAAAATTGAACGTCTGAGACAGGAAGAAAAGCTTATAGAGATGGAGAAGACCTGGTTTCTTCGAAAAACAACTCTCATGTCTGATGAGGATATTAATAACAAAGATCCCAATACGATTGACCTCTACGACATCCGCGGTCTATTCGTTATTAGTGGCGCTTCTTTAGCGATTGCTCTTTTCTTATTCATAGTTGTATCCCATAGATTTAGAAATCTGATTAGAGGACTAGTGCAGTTGATTGGAAGACAACTACAGCGTTTAAGGATGTTTGTCTCCAACAAAGTATGCAGTAGAACTGAACAAAACTGCTGCATGTCACTTCCTATGCAATTGTACATATACACTGTCCGATAA
- the LOC112181633 gene encoding glutamate receptor 1.4 isoform X3, translated as MGSREGKIILSCISMALSDFYHLHDNYSTRVVLHSKDSKGEPLPALSAALGLLENIKVESIIGAQTRAEANLLAELGEAAKLPVMSLSRPLTDNKYPFLVEIMRSDQAAEVRGISALIEVFKWRDVIILYDNKEYEKDFIPSLVNSFQEITHRSVSYKSSNIASSSSNEEIIEELQKLTRLKIKVFVVHVSHLLAPRLFLIANKLGMMSEGYAWIVTSSSMNLLQAMNLSVIESMQGVLGFKSSIPASINLHSLTTRLRRKFYMEDPNMEAIRELSADGIWAYDATWALAEAVERARLKNSTTRSSKDGAVLLNEMLQTRFKGLSGEIQYVNGKLIPSEPFGIVNVIGKGEIKRIGFWPCKEEVKSRKGSPYQQLIHSRRNLASTIDLERVIWPGGSKRELSSSETIKLRIGVPVRFGFKELVRVEHDLETNTTHVTGFSIDVFKAAIGALPYEVQYEFIPFEDANGNSAGTYNDLVYQVYLKKFDAVVGDVTITENRSQYVDFTIPYTDLGVGMLVPNAKENMWIFFKPLSKYLWITTAAFFILTGFVVWIIEHPTNENFRGTAAEQIGTVFWFTFSSLGFTYTEKLSNNLAKFVVIIWVFLVLILSSTYTATLASMMTVKQIQLNSRGNYIGYQSGSLGVIVNLNFKGIKPYRSSEEYFVALSKGSKHNGVSGVIDEVPYINIFLANYSADYSMIKTKSITNGFAFVFPKGSKLVQDVSRKIERLRQEEKLIEMEKTWFLRKTTLMSDEDINNKDPNTIDLYDIRGLFVISGASLAIALFLFIVVSHRFRNLIRGLVQLIGRQLQRLRMFVSNKVCSRTEQNCCMSLPMQLYIYTVR; from the exons ATGGGATCAAGGGAAGGAAAGATTATTCTCAGCTGCATATCAATGGCCCTCTCTGATTTTTACCATCTGCATGATAACTACAGTACAAGAGTAGTTCTCCACAGTAAGGATTCCAAAGGTGAACCTCTGCCTGCTCTGTCAGCTG CCCTTGGTCTTTTGGAAAACATCAAAGTGGAATCAATAATTGGTGCACAGACAAGAGCAGAAGCAAACCTTTTGGCAGAATTAGGAGAAGCGGCCAAACTGCCTGTAATGTCTCTTTCTCGTCCTCTGACTGACAATAAATATCCTTTCCTCGTTGAGATTATGCGCAGTGATCAAGCTGCTGAAGTTAGGGGAATCAGTGCACTTATTGAAGTATTCAAATGGAGGGATGTTATAATTTTATATGATAACAAAGAATATGAGAAAGACTTCATTCCATCATTAGTCAACTCTTTCCAAGAGATCACACATCGGAGTGTTTCATACAAGAGTTCCAATATTGCTTCCTCCTCatcaaatgaagaaatcattgaAGAGCTCCAAAAGCTGACGAGATTGAAGATTAAGGTATTTGTGGTGCATGTGTCACATTTGCTTGCACCACGCCTTTTCTTAATTGCAAATAAGTTAGGGATGATGAGTGAAGGGTATGCTTGGATTGTGACTTCGAGTAGCATGAATTTATTGCAAGCCATGAATTTATCTGTTATCGAGTCAATGCAAGGAGTGCTGGGTTTCAAGTCGTCTATTCCAGCATCAATAAACCTTCACAGTCTTACAACAAGATTGAGGAGGAAGTTTTACATGGAGGATCCAAATATGGAAGCGATTCGGGAGTTGAGTGCAGATGGGATCTGGGCATATGATGCAACTTGGGCTCTAGCAGAAGCAGTTGAAAGAGCAAGGCTTAAAAATTCTACAACTAGATCCTCCAAAGATGGAGCTGTGCTTCTTAATGAGATGTTGCAGACTAGATTTAAAGGTTTAAGTGGTGAAATTCAATATGTGAATGGGAAACTGATTCCATCAGAACCATTTGGGATAGTTAATGTTATTGGAAAAGGTGAGATCAAAAGGATTGGATTTTGGCCTTGCAAAGAAGAAGTAAAATCCAGAAAAGGGTCACCCTATCAGCAGCTTATTCATAGTAGGAGAAATTTAGCTTCTACAATTGATCTTGAAAGAGTCATCTGGCCTGGAGGATCCAAAAGGGAATTGAGTAGTAGTGAAACAATTAAACTAAGAATTGGTGTTCCAGTGAGATTCGGGTTCAAGGAACTTGTTCGTGTTGAGCATGATCTTGAAACCAACACAACTCATGTCACTGGCTTTTCTATAGATGTATTTAAAGCTGCAATTGGAGCTTTGCCGTATGAAGTGCAATACGAGTTTATTCCATTTGAGGATGCCAATGGAAATTCTGCAGGGACTTATAATGATCTTGTTTACCAGGTTTATCTCAAG AAATTCGATGCTGTTGTTGGAGATGTTACTATCACAGAGAACAGATCTCAGTATGTTGATTTTACAATCCCATATACTGACTTAGGTGTGGGAATGTTGGTACCAAATGCCAAGGAAAACATGTGGATTTTCTTTAAACCACTTTCAAAATATCTTTGGATAACAACTgctgctttctttatccttactGGCTTTGTTGTCTGGATAATTGAGCATCCTACTAATGAAAACTTCCGAGGCACAGCAGCAGAACAAATTGGAACAGTATTCTGGTTCACCTTCTCTTCTCTTGGGTTCACTTATA CGGAGAAGTTGTCAAATAATTTGGCAAAGTTTGTAGTGATCATATGGGTGTTTTTAGTGCTTATATTGTCGTCGACTTACACTGCAACTCTAGCATCAATGATGACAGTCAAACAGATACAGTTAAACTCAAGGGGAAACTATATAGGTTACCAATCGGGTTCCTTAGGAGTTATAGTGAACTTGAATTTCAAAGGGATTAAGCCATATCGTTCAAGTGAGGAGTATTTTGTTGCTTTATCAAAAGGAAGCAAGCATAATGGTGTTTCTGGGGTTATTGACGAGGTTCCATACATCAACATCTTCCTCGCAAACTATTCTGCTGACTACTCGATGATTAAAACCAAGTCTATCACCAATGGTTTTGCCTTT GTTTTCCCTAAAGGTTCGAAACTGGTTCAAGATGTGTCAAGGAAAATTGAACGTCTGAGACAGGAAGAAAAGCTTATAGAGATGGAGAAGACCTGGTTTCTTCGAAAAACAACTCTCATGTCTGATGAGGATATTAATAACAAAGATCCCAATACGATTGACCTCTACGACATCCGCGGTCTATTCGTTATTAGTGGCGCTTCTTTAGCGATTGCTCTTTTCTTATTCATAGTTGTATCCCATAGATTTAGAAATCTGATTAGAGGACTAGTGCAGTTGATTGGAAGACAACTACAGCGTTTAAGGATGTTTGTCTCCAACAAAGTATGCAGTAGAACTGAACAAAACTGCTGCATGTCACTTCCTATGCAATTGTACATATACACTGTCCGATAA
- the LOC112196447 gene encoding protein SCARECROW 2, which produces MGASNSIDRPAPDSSEASPPPKTDSIPSSVSVSMSDSASKPQSEDQPPPQPQSDTKPSEEEAAAAKPKGDDAVQSEEEEEEDEEEKGECGFCLYMKGGGCKESFVAWENCIEEAEKTNEDIAQKCFDLTSALRTCMLEHSDYYEPILRAEKAAEEEAIKELDKEKKEEKEKEKEKEVVIELENEKAPASKVEESSGGKQ; this is translated from the coding sequence ATGGGTGCTTCCAACTCCATCGACAGACCAGCACCAGACTCATCAGAGGCGTCTCCCCCACCAAAGACCGATTCAATTCCCTCCTCCGTCTCCGTCTCCATGTCCGATTCGGCTTCCAAACCCCAATCGGAAGACCAACCTCCGCCGCAGCCCCAATCGGACACAAAACCCTCCGAAGAAGAAGCGGCGGCGGCGAAGCCCAAGGGAGACGATGCAGTCCaatcggaggaggaggaggaggaagatgaggaggagaaggGGGAGTGCGGGTTCTGCTTGTACATGAAAGGCGGCGGGTGCAAAGAGAGCTTTGTAGCTTGGGAAAACTGCATTGAAGAGGCGGAGAAGACGAACGAGGACATTGCTCAGAAGTGCTTCGACCTCACCTCCGCTCTCAGGACGTGTATGCTGGAACATTCCGATTACTACGAGCCCATTCTCAGGGCGGAGAAGGCCGCCGAGGAGGAAGCCATCAAGGAATTGgacaaggaaaagaaggaagagaaggagaaggagaaggagaaggaggtggttATAGAATTGGAGAACGAAAAGGCTCCAGCTTCTAAGGTGGAGGAGAGTTCCGGTGGGAAGCAATAG